The Synechococcus sp. WH 8101 sequence CCACCACGCTGGCGATCGGGACGGCATCACCCACCTCGATCAGGGCCTGGAGCTGCTCAAGGCTGCGCACCAGCACATGCAGAGCCGGCACTTCAATGGCAGCGGAACGCTCCGGTCGCTGCGGCGCGCAGGCCGCCAAAGCCCGCTCGATCGCCTCGTGATCTTCCGCAGGCCCGGCGGTGGACGCGCTGTGATCCGTGTGATCCACGTCGGCCATCGCCGTCAGCAGGCGTCGTCGCATCCTGTTGAGTTCGGCGACCGGCAAGAACATCCCCTCCGCCAGGTCGAGCTCCAGAGCCTCCAGCCGCCAGCCCGTACCGCCAAGCCGTCCCAACTGACCCTCGAGTCGCGATCGATCCAGCGCCTGAGCCTGGGCGGGCTGGAGGGCCATGGCACTCTCCACCGTGATCGGCCCGGAGGCCAGGGGCGGCACCACCGCCTGGAGCCGAAGCGGCGCCCCGACCTGACCCGACACCCGCAGCCGCAGCGGCCGCTCCAGGGCTGAGACCTCTAGGGCCGCCTGCCGCTGCCAATGGCTCTGCCACTGGGGATCATCGGTGAGCCACACGGTGGCGCCAGGACGCAGGGCACGCACATCGTGTCGTTTCGGCCCGAGGCGCAGACGACAGCGATCCGTTCCCAGACTTTGAATCTCCATGATCCGCCCCCCGAGCTCCCGAGGCGGCTCCAGGGGATCGGCGTTGACGTCCGCCACCTCCAGCACCAGCCCCTGCCCGGGCCGAAGCGATTCGGAACTTCGCAACACCAGCCAGCCCCGCGCTTCCACACGCTCGAGGCGCCCGATCACGGGTCCACGCTTCTTGCTCCAGAGGCCATGGACAAGCCGGCGGTGGTTCACGCCCTCCAGCCAGCCACTCGAGAGGCCACGGGAAAAGCCCAGCTCCAACTGGCGACGAATGGCTGCAGGGTCGACCGCGAGGCCATCCAGCTGCTGGCGATAGGCCTGGGTGACGGAGGCCACGTAGGTGGGGTCCTTCAGGCGACCTTCGATCTTGAAACTGGCGATCCCCAGGTCGACCAGCTCCGGGAGCAGCGCCCAGGCCGAAAGGTCCTGGGGAGAGAGCAGATAGCGCTGCTCCACCAAATCCCGCTGCTCACCATCCACGATCAAGGCGTAGGGCAGGCGACAGGCCTGGGCGCATTCGCCCCGGTTGGCACTGCGCTGCCCGAGCGCTTCGCTGGTGAGGCACTGCCCCGAGTAGGCCACACACAGGGCACCATGCACGAACACTTCGAGCGGCATCGGCTGCTGACACTGACCTATCTGCTGACACTGCCGCAGCTGCTGTTGCAGGCGCCGCAGGTCCTTCAGGCTCAGTTCTCTGGCGCACACCACCCGCTCACAGCCCGCCGCCGCCGCCTGGGCGACACCGGCAGCGCTGGTGATCGACATCTGGGTGGAGGCATGCAGGGCCAACTCCGGGACGAGTTGACGGGCGAGCATGCAGAGGCCCAGGTCCTGCACGATCAAGGCATCCACCCCAGCCCGTGCCGCGGCCAGCAGCAGGCTCGCCGCGGCGGGGAGCTCATCCGTGAACACGAGCACGTTGAAGGTGAGAAACCCCTTCACGCCCCTGGCATGCAGCCAGGACATGATCTCGGGCAGCTCCTGGAGGCGGAAGTTTTCAGCCCTCAAGCGAGCATTGAAGGCCTCCACCCCGAAATACACCGCATCAGCGCCCTGGGCCACGGCCGCTTTGAGTGCGGCCCAATCGCCGGCGGGGGCCAGAAGCTCGGGCAGCGACAGTGCCGATGCGTTCGACGTCAAAGCGTTTGGGCGAGCTGTCGGGCTGGCTCGAAGCGCCGCAGAGCTTCGGCTGACCCCTCAAAACGCCAGTGCCACGGCTCGTAACTCACCCCCTGAGGGTTCGAGGGTGGGAAGGAGAGCACAAAGTGGTAGCTGGCCGCATGGTCCTGGAGCCAGCGGAAGGCGCGAGTTGTTTCAAACGACTGGGAGAGGTTGGTGCCGGGCGCATCGCCATCCCCCAGATCCATGGCGAATCCCGTGCTGTGCTCCGAATAGCCCGGGGGGGCACTCACCTTGGCCCGCTCTGATGCCGTTTGATTCCGCTCCGATTTCACATCGAAGAAAATCCCCTTCTGGAGGGCATGGGAGCGGTAGCCACTGAGCAAGCGAAGATCCACGCCATCGGCGGCGGCAGCCTGCTGCAGAGCCCTGAACGCCGAGGCCGCATCAGTATGGAGCTCAATGCCAGGCTCCACCGAGACCAGTTCCGTCACAGAGGCCTCCGGGTAGGGAAAGTGGCCGAGAAGGCGACCGTCGGTGCTGGGGGTTTCCTCGATCCCTTCCACCACCACAGACGGTGGAGACAATCTGGCCAGGAGGGACGGACCGAAAAGCACCGTTCCCAAAGACCCCCCAAACACCAGCACACAGGCGATCCAGACACCCGACCCGCCGCCGGAGCGGCGCCGCTCCGGCCGGGCGCGACGTGCGACCGGAATGTCATCCCGGCTGGTGCGACGGGGCGCAACGGCACGAGCCACAACGTTGATGCAGTCTTGTGACGATCGTAAGGGGGGGTGCCAGGCCCCCTCCACAGCACCACCGTTGACGGTGATAGCTTCGCGAGAACAATCCAGCGGAGTCAGGCTGCGATGCTTCGAGTTGCCGTCGTCGGTGGGGGTCCATCCGGATCCTGCGCTGCAGAAATTCTCGCCAAAGCCGGCATCCAGACCTGGCTCTTTGAGCGAAAACTCGATAACGCCAAACCCTGCGGCGGGGCCATCCCGTTGTGCATGGTCGATGAATTCGAGATCCCCGATCACATCATCGACCGCAAGGTGCGGAACATGAAAATGATCTCCCCCTCCAACCGGGAGGTGGATATCAAGCTTGATCCGCTCGGCTACGACCAAAACGCCTACATCGGCATGTGCCGGCGTGAGGTGTTTGATGCGTTTCTGCGCAACCGGGCCGCCGAGCTCGGTGCCACCTTGGTGAATGGTCTGGTGCAGAAGATCGACACCGGCAACCAACGCCAAGGCCCCTACACCCTCCACTACGCCGACTACAGCAGTGGTGGACCCACTGGTGAGATCAAAAGTCTGGAGGTGGATCTGATCATTGGTGCCGACGGGGCTAATTCCCGCGTCGCCAAAGCGATGGACGCCGGCGACTACAACGTGGCGATCGCCTTTCAAGAGCGGATCAAGCTTCCTGCCGAAGAGATGGCTTACTACGAGGATCTCGCCGAAATGTATGTGGGCACCGATGTGTCCCCTGATTTCTATGCCTGGGTGTTTCCCAAGTACGACCACGTGGCGGTCGGAACGGGCACCATGCAGCAGAATCAGTCGCTGATCAAAGGGCTGCAGAAAGGGATTCGGGAGCGAGCCAGCAAGCGCCTGTTCAAGGGCGAAGTGATCAAGGTGGAAGCCCATCCGATCCCCGAGCATCCCCGTCCCCGCCGGGTGGTGGGACGGATGGCCCTGGTTGGTGATGCGGCCGGCTATGTGACCAAGAGCTCTGGTGAGGGGATTTACTTCGCCGCCAAGAGCGGCCGGATGTGCGCGGAGGCGATCGTGGAAATCTCAGGCAACGGTGCGCGCATCCCCACTGAAAAGGAGATCAAAGCCACCTATTTGAAGCGCTGGGACCGCAAGTACGGTGCCACCTATGCCGTCCTCGACATTCTGCAGCGCATTTTTTATCGCAACGATGCTGCCCGCGAAGCTTTCGTGGAAATGTGCGATGACCGCGACGTCCAGAAGCTGACCTTCGACAGCTACCTCTACAAGCGGGTGGTGATGATGAACCCCTGGCAACAGGTCAAGCTCACCCTTCGCACCCTGGGCAGCCTGCTGCGCGGCGAAGCCCTGGCCCCCTCCAACTACGGCCCGGTTCCCTCAGCGGTGGGACGATCGGATGGTGACTTCCTTGCCCAGGAAGCGGCCGAAGCGATTAAAGCCCAAGCCAGCGGCAGTAGCGATCACAAAGAAACCGCCACCGTCGCCTGAGACCAGCCGCCTGAAACCGCGCCCTTGATGCCATCCGTGGATCCAGGCCTCAGGCCTGGATCCGTTCGAACTGAGCCAACACCGTGGCCTGATTGCGCAGGACAGAGAGCAGATTGAGACGATTGCGGCGAAGCTCTGGCTCGTCGGCCATCACCATCACACTCTGATCGCCATCAAAGAACGCTTCCAGGGTGGGCGTGGCCTCCACCAGAGCATGAGTAAGAGCCTGATAATTGCGAGCTTGGGCTAGAGGCTCCAGCTGTTGCACCACGCCATACATCGCCTGCTCGCTCGGTGAGGCAAACCGTTTCGGATCTACGGCGTCGGCGGCATTGAGCACGCCGAGAGACAGATCGCCTTTCTCCGCGAGGCGGGCGGCCCGCTGCACCACCGCCTGAACGGCCACCAGTCGGTTCTGCTGACGCAGCTGGGAGAGAAGGCGGATCCGATCCAGCACATCGATCGGATCGCAGAGGAGGCGTTCGTCGCTGACCGCATCCCCTGCAACGGCCTGCACCAAGTCGGGGTCATGGCCATCGTCTTCAAGCTGGGAATGGATGCGCTGGCGCAACAGGAGCACCAGATCCCTCACCAGGGCATCGGTGTCCACAGCGAAAGCGGGCAGCAGCTCCTGCCAACGCCCAGCAGCGCCCTTCAGGAGCTCGAGCAGATCGAGACGCCAGCCCCGTTCCCAGAGGATCTGAAGGATGCCATTCCCAGCGCGGCGCAAGGCATAGGGATCGGAGGAACCGCTGGGTCGCTCACCTTTGGCGAAAATGCTCAGGAGCAGTTCGAAGCGCTCGGCTAGAGCCACCACGGCGCCGGCATCACTGGATGGCAAGGCATCGCCGGCACCCCGGGGTTGATAGTGCTCCACTACAGCCAGAGCGACGGCGCGGGATTCTCCCTCCTCCAGGAGATATTTGCCTCCGATCAATCCCTGCAATTCCGGGAACTCGCCCACCATCTGACTCACCAGGTCGTGTTTGCAGAGGTGGGCGGCACGACGGGCCGCTTCCTGCGTGGCCAAGGGACAATCGAGCTGCTCGAGCAGCTGGCCTGCGAGGTACTCGATCCGATCGGAGCGATCGCGCAAACTACCCAATCCCTCCGCAAAGGTCACGGCCTGCAGCGCCTCTCTCCGCTCGCAACTGGGCTGGCGGCGATCCACGGTGAGAAAGAATTCAGCATCGGCCAGGCGCGCACTCAACACCCGTTGATTACCTTCACGAATCCGATCATCTGCCGAAGCCAGGCCGTTGCTCACCAACAGGAAGTCGGGGCATAAAACCTCGCGGGCTCTCAACCCGAGGGGATCCATGTTCACGCCTGGACGGCGGAGGGGCACATAACGTTGATGCGATTGCATCACGGTGATGATCACCTCCGGCGGCAACGCCAGATAGCGATCGGCAATCGAGCCGGTGAGCACCCTGGGGGCCTCGACGAGATCCACCAGCTCCTCGAACAGAGCAGGCGGGCAATCAGCCTCGCCCTGCAGGGCCTGGGCCCGCTCCTTAAGGGCGGTGCGGATCATCTCCGCTCGCTCGTCGCGGTCCACCACCACTCCCGCCGCCGCCAGGGCAGCGCCGTAGGCCTCCGCCTCGGCAAGATCCACAGGCTGATCCAACAGGCGGTGGGCCCGGCTGGAACGTCCGCTGTGCACCACCGGATCGCTGGCCGCCAGAGTCACTGGCACGCAGGCCTCGCCGAAGAGAGCCACCAACCAGCGCACCGGACGGCTGAAGCGCTGATCACCCGAACCCCAACGCATGAAGCGACGCCCCTGCAGTGCATCAATCCAACCGGGGATGCGCGCCTGCAACAGCGCCAGGGTGCTTTGACCTTCCACCAACACCGTGGCAAACACACAGTCGCCTTTGGGTGTGGCACGGACCTGCAGAGCCGAGGGGTCGACGCCGCAGCGGCGCGCGAAACCAAGGGCAGCCGGACCGGGCTGGCCATCGACATAGGCCTGGGCAACGGGCGGCCCCTTGCGGTCCTCGCGCAGATCCTCCTGGCGCTCGACCAGGTTCTCCACGATCACGGCCAGGCGCCGGGGGGTGCTGGTGACCTGAATCGCGCCATGGTTCAGACGCCACTCCTTCAGATCGCCCGCCACCGTCGCCTTGAGCTGGGGCAGAGCCAGGCGGGCAAAATCAGCCGGCAGTTCCTCCGTTCCGATCTCCAGCAGAAAGGTTGAAGCCACGCCCGTCGATCCATCCAGTGGCCGACTGTATTGGAAGCCGTTTCGCTACTTTCGGAGAGATGGATTTCGTGTGCCAGTGAGCCAGCTCGACGTCGATGCATCGCAGAGTCCGCTGGGCTCCGGCAACGGCGACGGTGCTCAGACACTACCCAAGGCGGAACAACGCAAGGTCGACAGCGATTACCTGCGCGAACCGTTACTAACAGAACTGGCGAACGATCGGCCCCAGTTCAGTGAGGATGCGCTTCAGATCCTCAAGTTTCACGGCAGCTATCAACAGGATGATCGCGATCGGCGCGAGAAGGGAAAAGACAAGCACTGGCAGATGATGCTGCGTTTACGCAGCCCCGGCGGCAGAATTCCCGCCTCCTTGTTCCTGGCTCTCGACGATCTTTCCAATCGCCTCGGAGACGGCAGCCTGCGGGCCACCACCCGCCAGGCCTTTCAGATGCATGGGGTGGCCAAAGCCGACCTCAAGGAAGTGATCGGCACGATCGTGCGCCACATGGGCTCCACCCTGGCGGCCTGCGGAGATGTCAATCGCAATGTGATGGCACCGGCGGCCCCATTCGACAAGGATGGCTATCCGGCAGCCCGGCAGCTCGCCGATGACATCGCCGATCTGCTCAGCCCCGAAACAGCCGAAGGCTCCTATCTCGACCTCTGGGTCGACGGCGACCTCAGCTATCGGATCAAACCAAACCGCAACGTCAAAGCGGCCCGGCAGCGCCAGCTCGATGGCGCTGTGTTTTCCGGTGATCCACAGGAACCCCTCTACGGCGACACCTATCTGCCCCGCAAGTTCAAGGTGGCCGTTACCGTTCCCGGTGACAATTCCGTGGATCTGCTCACCCAGGACATCGGCCTGGTGGCCTTCAGCGATCCCTCCGGCGCCCTGCGCGGTTGCAATGTGTACGTGGGAGGGGGCATGGGCCGCACCCACAACAAAGAGGAGACCTTTGCTCGGATCGCCGACCCCTTGGGCTATGTAGCCGCCGACCAGGTTCTGGATCTCGTGCAGGCGATCCTCGCCCTCCAGCGCGATCACGGCGATCGAACCCTGCGGCGCCATGCGCGAATGAAGTATCTGATTCACGATCGGGGCATCGACTGGTTCCGCGACGAGCTGCTGGCCCGCTACTTCCAGGGGGAGCTAGGCGCCCTGCGCCATGAGGCAAAACCAAAGCTCACCGACTACCTCGGCTGGCACCGCCACCGGCCTGGCATGTGGTTTGTCGGCATCCCCCTGCTGTGCGGTCGCCTGGAGGGAGAGCTCAAAGCTGGGCTGCGGCGGATCGTGGAGACCTACCAGCTCGAGATCCGGCTGACGCCCAATCAGGATCTGCTGCTCTGCAACATCGGCACCCCGCAGCGGGCCGGCATCCGCCAGGCCCTTGCCGATCTCGGCATCGAGACGCCGGACGCGCCTGCACCGCTGGCCCGCCATGCGATCGCCTGTCCGGCCCTGCCCACCTGCGGCCTGGCGATCACAGAATCGGAGCGCATTCTTCCCGACGTGCTCGAGCGGCTCAACACCCAGCTGGAACAGCTGGCGATCAACAAACCGATCCTGGTGCGGATGACCGGCTGCCCGAACGGGTGTGCACGCCCTTACATGGCGGAAGTGGCCCTGGTGGGCAGCGGCGTGAATCAATATCAGCTCTGGCTTGGCGGCAGCGCCAATCTGCAACGCCTGGCCCGCCCCTTCCTGCAACGGATGCCCCTCGAACAACTCGAGACCACCCTGGAACCTCTGCTGATCAGCTGGCGCGACGCCGGTGGCCGGCGCAGCCTCGGCGACCATGTCGAGAAACTCGGCGATCAGGTTGTGGCGGCACTGCTCGGTGATCAGGCGGTGAGTGATCAGGCGGTGGCCCCCACCTGATCCACCCGGCCGTATCGGGCCGATGGCGCCTGCGTGCGCCAGGCCCAGAGCTGGTCACCGAAACTGAAATGCCACCACTCGTTCGGGTGACGGACCAATCCCTGGGTGTGCAGGCATTCCGCCAGCAGGCAGCGGCGCTGATGCCAGAGCGCAGCCTCCGATTCGGGATCGGCAGCAGCGGCGGCGGCGTGGAACTCCGGCTCCGACACCGCATCGATCGCATCAATGGCCCCGCCCATCTCCAGGGGATGGCCGTTGCGGTCCGCCAGGGTGAGATCCACTGCAGCGCCAGTGCTATGGGGAGGTGGCGTGGCAGGGTCAGCGCTAGGAGGGGCCCAGAAACGGCCCACCCGGCGACGGAGCTCCTGACGCAACATCGGCTGATCGGCGCCGGTGGGATGCAAGCCATGCCGTCGGCATTCCTCGGCCACGGCATGCTCCACCATGAAGGCCTGCACCGCCACCGGACGCCAGGCATCAAAAATCGCCAGGCGCAAGGAGGCATCCCATTGCTGCAGCTGCTGCTCGGCCCGGATCAGCCGCTCGCGCACACCCCGGCGCAAACGAAAGGGATCGGCCCCCTCCCCATAAGGGGCACCGAGGCGCTGATAGGGATGGGGGCGGAGGCAATGAAGAACCGATGGGAGTGGCTCCAGGGGTTCGCCGCACTCATGAATCGAACACTCGTTCCAGGGCCTGGTCATGATTCGCACGCCGAGAAGCTCACCGTCGCATTCCAGACCGTGGCCTTCAATTCAACTGCCCGGCGGCGGCCGTTCGCTGAAGCTGATCCGCCAGGAGTTGCCGGAGGATCGGCTGGTTCTGCAGGCTGGGGTCAGCGCTGATCAACGCTGCGGCCTCTTGCCGAGCTTCTTCCAGCACACTGCCGTCATCAGCCAGGCTGGCCAGGGCCAGATCGGGCAATCCAGACTGGCGGGTGCCGAGAACCTGCCCGGGGCCGCGCAGGCGCAGATCCATCTCGGCGATTTCAAAGCCATCGTTGGAGCGCACCAGCACCTCCAGCCGCTGCTTCGCCAGCACATTGCGGCTGTCGTTGATCAGCAGGCAATGGGAGGCGGCCGCCCCCCGACCAACACGACCGCGCAGCTGATGGAGTTGCGCCAAACCAAAGCGATCGGCGTGGTCGATCACCATCACGCTGGCCTCCGGCACATCCACCCCCACCTCCACCACCGTGGTGGACACCAGCACCTGCGCCCTCCCTTCCGCAAAGGCATGGATCACCGCCTGCTTCTCCGCACTGCTGAGGCGACCATGCAACAACCCCACCTCCAACTCGGGGAACACCTCATCGGACAGTTGGCGATGGACCTCCACCGCTGAACGAAGGTCCAGTTTTTCTGAGTCCTCCACCAACGGCAGCACCACATAGGCTCGCTGGCCACGTGCGACCTCCTCACGGATCAGGGCATAGGCCTCATCCCGGGCTGAAGCGGTGAGCAGCCGGGTCTTGATCGGCGTGCGCCCCGGCGGCAGCTCATCGATCTGACTCACGTCAAGATCGCCATGGAGTGACAGGGCCAGGGTGCGGGGGATCGGCGTGGCCGTCATCGTGAGCAGATGGGGCTGCAATCCTTTGCCAAGCAGGCGGTTGCGCTGTTTCACGCCGAAGCGATGCTGCTCATCCACCACCACCAGGCCGAGCCTTGAAAAGTCGACCGGGTCTTCAATCAGGGCATGGGTGCCCACCAGCATGTTCAACTGGCCGTTCGCCAGATCCGTGAGCAGGCGTCGCCGCGCCGGCCGAGGCGTGGCACCGGTCAGCAGCTCCACCGTCACGTTCAAAGGAATCAACCAGCGACAGAGGCTGCGGTAGTGCTGCTCCGCCAGCACCTCGGTGGGTGCCATGAACGCGCCCTGCCAGCCCGCCTCCACGGCCTTGAGCAGGGCTGCGATCGCCACCACGGTTTTGCCACTGCCCACGTCGCCCTGCACCAGCCGTGCCATCGGTTCCGGCCGGGCCAGATCCAGCTCAATCTCCGCCAGTACACGCTCCTGGGCCGCCGTGAGCCGAAAGGGAAGCTCATCAAGAAAACGCCCCACCAGACCATCACGGGCCCCCAGGGCGCGTAGGGCTGGCGCCTGACGCTGGCGCAAAGCCGCCCGGCGCTGCATCAAGCCGAGCTGAAGCAGGAGGAATTCATCAAACACCAGGCGACGCCGGGCCTGCTGGAGGCTGTCGCGGTGGGGCGGCTGATGAATCGCGTGCAGCGCTTCCGAGCGGGTCATTAAACCGAGCCGCTGACGTTGCTGAGCCGTCAACGGCTCGGGCCAGAGCCGTCCCAGGGGCAGAACGGCGTCAACGGTGCGACGCAGACGATCGGCGGTCAACCCTTCCGTCAGCGCATACACCGGCAGCAGTCGTCCGATCTGGCGAGAACGCAGCGGCGCCTGGGCGCTCTCCATCACCTCGATCAGGGGATCCTGAAAACTGAGTCCATAGGGGCCCGCTTTCACCAGACCGCTGACGGCCACCGTGGTCCCGGGAGGGTATTGACGGGTCTGGCTGTGCAAAGCCGCTGGAGAACTGAAGCGTCGTCCGGCCAGAAAGCGCGTGACCTTCAAACGGCCGGTGGGATCCTGCAATTGCAGCTCCAGAATGGAGAGATTGGGATTGCGCGGACTGGTGAAGCCATGACATCGGCGCACGCTGGCGACGATGGTGGCAGTCTCTCCGGCCTGCAGGGCCTCAATCCGGCGCAAGGCGGAGTAGTCGACGTAGTCGCGGGGGTAATAGAGGAGCAGATCGCGCACCAGCAGCAGACCAAGCGCCGCCAGGCGCTCCGCCAGTTTTGGCCCAACCCCCTTCACCTTCCCCAGGGGCGTGTCAAGGGTCGGCTGGCCACCATGGCGGCTCGGGGACGGCGACGGTGTTCCCGCCGATGGAGCGGGGGGCGCATCGAAGCGGAGCCGTGGCGGCGCCATCGGTGTGCTGGGCTCCAGCCGTTGGCGCAGATCATGCAACCACTGCCGCGTGCTGGTCACCAAACGACGCCGCGCCGCCTCATTCAGCTGCGGATAGCCAGCGAAAGACTCCGCCATCCGAGCCAGACGCTGCCGACTATCAGTAGGAAGGGGGCAAGGGGGCGGTGCCTGCAGTTGCCGGCTCAGAAAGGCGTGGAAGCGCTCCTGGCGGCCCTGCAGATCAGAGCAACCCCGTTCAACCTCCAGGCCCAGAGCAGTCTGCAGTGGCTGCAACCAGGCCCGGAGCACTGACAGATCTTCGGCGGCTAGACCCTGACCAGCCGCCCGTGGTGTCAGCTCTGATCCAGTGGAGGATTGGTTGGGCTGGGCCACCACTGTTGTTGCACCTGCCGGGTCGTTGCACGCCGCTGCCAGTGGCGTTGCTGTCGCACCATTGTGAGCAGCTGACGGCGCCGTTGGCGCAGGCGGGATCGACAGCGACGCAGATCAATCCGATCAAACTCCAGGTCGGCAGGGCGCAGCAGCACCCCGGTCAGGTCGACCCAATGGCCGGCTGGGGCCGTGGGCAAGGGCACACGCAGCCGCAGCAGATTGGACACGGACGGCAACGTCTCGAGCTGACCGGCAAGCGCGGCATCGAGCAGGCTGATCGGCAACAGGCTGTGCATCAGCTGCGCCCGCATCAACTCCACGTTGAGGGCATGGGAGAGATTGCGAAGCCGGCGCATCAGCGCCTGATCCTGGCCGTCCATCCAATGCAGCAGATCCAACGGCAGGCTGGGCAGGAGGCGATCCGAATCGGGGTCGAGCGGATCTGCATCGGTGGTTCCATCCTCCTGTTCAGCCTCACTGCCGGCATCGGACAGCGCGGCACCACTGGCCATCACCTGACCGGCCATGGCAAACAAAGACCTCAGGGTGGTGAGATCGTCCGACTCGGGAGCCGATGCGTCATCGTCATCTGCGGCATCGGCTGCAGGCTGGAGCGCTGGTGACTCCTGAGTGGGCGGCAGCAATCCCTGCAACAGCTCCGGCTGATCGATCGGTGGTGTCAGGCTCAGGGCAATCGAAGCGGACGACTCTCCGCCCCCTGGCGCCTCATCGGTGGTGGGGCGATCGTCAAGCAGGGCCCGCTGGGCCTGCAGTCGCCTCACCAGGTGCTCGCGCTCGATCTGACGCGACAGCTCCATGAGCTGCT is a genomic window containing:
- a CDS encoding U32 family peptidase; its protein translation is MSLPELLAPAGDWAALKAAVAQGADAVYFGVEAFNARLRAENFRLQELPEIMSWLHARGVKGFLTFNVLVFTDELPAAASLLLAAARAGVDALIVQDLGLCMLARQLVPELALHASTQMSITSAAGVAQAAAAGCERVVCARELSLKDLRRLQQQLRQCQQIGQCQQPMPLEVFVHGALCVAYSGQCLTSEALGQRSANRGECAQACRLPYALIVDGEQRDLVEQRYLLSPQDLSAWALLPELVDLGIASFKIEGRLKDPTYVASVTQAYRQQLDGLAVDPAAIRRQLELGFSRGLSSGWLEGVNHRRLVHGLWSKKRGPVIGRLERVEARGWLVLRSSESLRPGQGLVLEVADVNADPLEPPRELGGRIMEIQSLGTDRCRLRLGPKRHDVRALRPGATVWLTDDPQWQSHWQRQAALEVSALERPLRLRVSGQVGAPLRLQAVVPPLASGPITVESAMALQPAQAQALDRSRLEGQLGRLGGTGWRLEALELDLAEGMFLPVAELNRMRRRLLTAMADVDHTDHSASTAGPAEDHEAIERALAACAPQRPERSAAIEVPALHVLVRSLEQLQALIEVGDAVPIASVVADLECPSDLKTAVRLGRGHWPGGIRLAGARITRPDERWSLEPLIRAEADGYLVRNADQLETLSPLAPCVGDFSLNIANPLSHRWMLEHWGLQRLTASYDLNLSQLLDLARAVDPAQLEVTLHQHMPLFHMEHCLFCAFLSEGHDHTDCGRPCEQHVVSLRDRSGVDHPLRADLGCRNTLFNGRAQSGVEALPDLLAAGLRHFRLELLEENAEASVRRVRLYGQALQGRIASEAVWRQERIDHRLGVTRGGLRGARSERTSRLGS
- a CDS encoding M15 family metallopeptidase, with product MARAVAPRRTSRDDIPVARRARPERRRSGGGSGVWIACVLVFGGSLGTVLFGPSLLARLSPPSVVVEGIEETPSTDGRLLGHFPYPEASVTELVSVEPGIELHTDAASAFRALQQAAAADGVDLRLLSGYRSHALQKGIFFDVKSERNQTASERAKVSAPPGYSEHSTGFAMDLGDGDAPGTNLSQSFETTRAFRWLQDHAASYHFVLSFPPSNPQGVSYEPWHWRFEGSAEALRRFEPARQLAQTL
- the chlP gene encoding geranylgeranyl reductase, producing the protein MLRVAVVGGGPSGSCAAEILAKAGIQTWLFERKLDNAKPCGGAIPLCMVDEFEIPDHIIDRKVRNMKMISPSNREVDIKLDPLGYDQNAYIGMCRREVFDAFLRNRAAELGATLVNGLVQKIDTGNQRQGPYTLHYADYSSGGPTGEIKSLEVDLIIGADGANSRVAKAMDAGDYNVAIAFQERIKLPAEEMAYYEDLAEMYVGTDVSPDFYAWVFPKYDHVAVGTGTMQQNQSLIKGLQKGIRERASKRLFKGEVIKVEAHPIPEHPRPRRVVGRMALVGDAAGYVTKSSGEGIYFAAKSGRMCAEAIVEISGNGARIPTEKEIKATYLKRWDRKYGATYAVLDILQRIFYRNDAAREAFVEMCDDRDVQKLTFDSYLYKRVVMMNPWQQVKLTLRTLGSLLRGEALAPSNYGPVPSAVGRSDGDFLAQEAAEAIKAQASGSSDHKETATVA
- the glyS gene encoding glycine--tRNA ligase subunit beta — encoded protein: MASTFLLEIGTEELPADFARLALPQLKATVAGDLKEWRLNHGAIQVTSTPRRLAVIVENLVERQEDLREDRKGPPVAQAYVDGQPGPAALGFARRCGVDPSALQVRATPKGDCVFATVLVEGQSTLALLQARIPGWIDALQGRRFMRWGSGDQRFSRPVRWLVALFGEACVPVTLAASDPVVHSGRSSRAHRLLDQPVDLAEAEAYGAALAAAGVVVDRDERAEMIRTALKERAQALQGEADCPPALFEELVDLVEAPRVLTGSIADRYLALPPEVIITVMQSHQRYVPLRRPGVNMDPLGLRAREVLCPDFLLVSNGLASADDRIREGNQRVLSARLADAEFFLTVDRRQPSCERREALQAVTFAEGLGSLRDRSDRIEYLAGQLLEQLDCPLATQEAARRAAHLCKHDLVSQMVGEFPELQGLIGGKYLLEEGESRAVALAVVEHYQPRGAGDALPSSDAGAVVALAERFELLLSIFAKGERPSGSSDPYALRRAGNGILQILWERGWRLDLLELLKGAAGRWQELLPAFAVDTDALVRDLVLLLRQRIHSQLEDDGHDPDLVQAVAGDAVSDERLLCDPIDVLDRIRLLSQLRQQNRLVAVQAVVQRAARLAEKGDLSLGVLNAADAVDPKRFASPSEQAMYGVVQQLEPLAQARNYQALTHALVEATPTLEAFFDGDQSVMVMADEPELRRNRLNLLSVLRNQATVLAQFERIQA
- a CDS encoding NADPH-dependent assimilatory sulfite reductase hemoprotein subunit; this encodes MSQLDVDASQSPLGSGNGDGAQTLPKAEQRKVDSDYLREPLLTELANDRPQFSEDALQILKFHGSYQQDDRDRREKGKDKHWQMMLRLRSPGGRIPASLFLALDDLSNRLGDGSLRATTRQAFQMHGVAKADLKEVIGTIVRHMGSTLAACGDVNRNVMAPAAPFDKDGYPAARQLADDIADLLSPETAEGSYLDLWVDGDLSYRIKPNRNVKAARQRQLDGAVFSGDPQEPLYGDTYLPRKFKVAVTVPGDNSVDLLTQDIGLVAFSDPSGALRGCNVYVGGGMGRTHNKEETFARIADPLGYVAADQVLDLVQAILALQRDHGDRTLRRHARMKYLIHDRGIDWFRDELLARYFQGELGALRHEAKPKLTDYLGWHRHRPGMWFVGIPLLCGRLEGELKAGLRRIVETYQLEIRLTPNQDLLLCNIGTPQRAGIRQALADLGIETPDAPAPLARHAIACPALPTCGLAITESERILPDVLERLNTQLEQLAINKPILVRMTGCPNGCARPYMAEVALVGSGVNQYQLWLGGSANLQRLARPFLQRMPLEQLETTLEPLLISWRDAGGRRSLGDHVEKLGDQVVAALLGDQAVSDQAVAPT
- a CDS encoding M15 family metallopeptidase, with the translated sequence MTRPWNECSIHECGEPLEPLPSVLHCLRPHPYQRLGAPYGEGADPFRLRRGVRERLIRAEQQLQQWDASLRLAIFDAWRPVAVQAFMVEHAVAEECRRHGLHPTGADQPMLRQELRRRVGRFWAPPSADPATPPPHSTGAAVDLTLADRNGHPLEMGGAIDAIDAVSEPEFHAAAAAADPESEAALWHQRRCLLAECLHTQGLVRHPNEWWHFSFGDQLWAWRTQAPSARYGRVDQVGATA